The DNA sequence GCCCTCTCGGGCTTGTTTGGTCTTGCGACCTTGACCGAGTCTGGAGATCTCCGGGGGGAGATCCGCTCGGCACGACCTGTCGGTCGCTCCTGTCATCGTCATCAGAACCAGATTTTCATGCGTCCCAGCGAGGCCCTTGGGGGCTTTTCGCCTTCGCCCTTCTTCTCGGGCGAAGAGAACTATATGCCTTCTGCCCAATCCTGTCAACACCTCTGGCGAGACGTGCGGATGAGGGAAGTCGGGAGCGGCCCAGAACAATCCCAGAGCGTGTCTTGAGGGAAGCCTGGCACGGGCACCCACCTCAAAGCAGGGAGGGAGAGGTGACCCTCTCCCCCCTTGTCGACCTGCCTACCCTTTGAGCGGTGGCAAACCATACAGATGCCACAGGGCGTCCACCCGCCGGACCACCGCCTCGTCCATCACGATCTTGGGGGGCCACTCGCGCACGAAGCCTTCTTCGGGCAGCTTGCGGGCGCCGTCCCAGACCAGCAGGCCGCCTTCGGGCCAGACATCACGCTCCGGGTCAATGTTGTTCAGGATGGTCCACCAGACATCCTGGGGGTCATGAACCTCGGTTTCCTCGTCGACGATCAGCAGGTGGCGCATGCCGGCGGCGGCGGGGTGGGCGGCGAACGCCTGGGCGAGCGCCTGCGCCTGCCCGGGGCGGGTCTTGTTCAGGGCCACCGTCCAGTAGCCGTCCTCTGTCTGGGTCTGGGCCAGCACGCCCTCAAAGGTGGGCAGCGCAGCCGCCACCCGGGGCACAAACGCTTCTGGCGTCACGTCCCCCGCCTGCTCGTCACGCGAGGACACGGCGCCGCCCACCTCTTCGGGGCGCTTGGTGGTGGCGTCAATGATCAGCTTGCCGCCGTAGCCCCACCCCCGACTGGAATGGTCCAGCACATCTGCAGGGCCGCGCGTGGGCAGGGTGTCGCGCCCCGGCACCGCCTTCTGGGCCACCTCGCGCCACACGGCGGCGAAGTCGTTGACCTTCACGTCCTCGTCCACCACCACGATCACCTTGGCGAACATCATCTGGCCCAGGCCGAACAGCCCGTTGGCGACCTTATAGGCCTGCCCGGGATAAGTCTTCTTGATACTGACCACCACGAGGTTGTGCGCCACCCCGGCGGGCGGCATGTGGTAATCCACGACCTCGGGCAAGATGAGCTGCGCGGCGGGCAGAAAGAGCCGTTCGGAGGCTTCGATCAGGTAGGCGTCCTCCATGGGCGGGCGGCCCACGATGGTGGCCGGGTAGATGGGCTGGCGGCGCATGGTCACGGCCGTGACGTGAAACTGCGGGTACAGGTCCGGCAGGGTGTAAAAGCCGGTGTGGTCTCCAAAGGGCCCCTCCATGACCCAGGGCTCCTGGGGGTCCACGTAGCCTTCGAGAATGAATTCGGCGTTGGCGGGCACCTCGAGGTCCACCGTCACGCCCTTCATGACGGGGTAGCGCTGGCCGCGCAGGTAGCCGGCCAGGGCAAACTCGTCCAGCCCGGGAATGGGCGGTAGCGGCGCGGTGGCCGCGTAGATCAGGGCCGGGTCGCCGCCGATGGCCACCGCCACCTCCAGGCGCTGGCCCAGGGCCTTGGCCTTCTCCAAGTGCTTCGTGCCGGTTTTGTGGCGCTGCCAGTGCATGCCAGTCACGTTCTTGCCCATCACCTGCATGCGGTACATGCCCATGTTGCGCTCGCCGGTTTCGGGGTCCTTGGTGATCACCAGCGGCAGGGTCACGAAGGGCCCGCCGTCCTGCGGCCAGCACTTGAGGATGGGCAGCCTGGAGAGGTCCACCTCATCGCCGCGCCAGATCACCTCCTGGGCAGGGCCCGTTTTCACGCGGCGCGGCGGCAGGTTCATGGCGTCGCGCAGTTTGGGGAGTTGCCCCAGCAGCCCGCCCAGGCCCTTGGCGCCCTTCAGGTCAATCAGGTGGCGCACGCGCGCGGCCAGATCATCCAGGTCGGAGACCCCCAGGGCCAGGGCCGTGCGCTCGCGGGTGCCCATCAGGCCGATCACCAGCGGAAAGTCGCTGCCAATGACCTGCTCGAACAGCACGGCCGGCCCGCCAGTTTTTACCAGCCGGTCAGCGATTTCGGTGATTTCCAGATCCCGGCTGACCGGGGTGCGGACGCGCACGAGTTCGCCGCGCGCTTCGAGCAAGCGGAGGAAGCTCTGAAGGTCGGGAAAGGCCATGCCCTGGAGTGTAGGGGGCCGGGGCCGGGGCAACCGTACCCGCCCGCCCGCTGTGCGCGCTGAAGGCTGTCCTCCTTCCGGGGGACGCCACGGCCGGCCGGCACCACTACGGTGCATTCATGACCCCAGACGAGAGCCCCGCCGATGCGCCCGGCCCCGCTTCGCCCCCTGGTCCGTCTCCGCTGGCCCCAGCCGACTGGAGCGCCGCGCCCCCGGCCACGCCCCGGCCTGACCGGGCCGCCACCCCGCTGCTGGCCGCGCTGGGCCTGGGGCTGGCCGCCCACCTGCTGACCTGGCGCGCGGGCGCGCTGGGCCTGAACGCCGCCCTGTGGCTGACCCTGTTTCTGGCCGCAGGCGTGTGGGGCACGCTGCGCCGGGCCCAGCCCCTGAGCCGCGCCGGGGTGACCCTGCTGGGTGTGGCGGCGCTGTTCGGCGTCACGCTGGCGGTGTGGGACGCGCCCCCGGAACTGAGCCTCCTGAACGCGCTGGCCCTGCTGAGCGCCCTGACGCTGGGCGCGGCCTTCCTGCGCTTTCCCGAACTGGGGCAGGCCGCACCGGGGCGGGTGCTGGGCGCGCTGTTCACGGGGGGGCTGCGCTTTATGTACGGCCCCTTTGCGCTGCTGGAACGCTTTCCCTGGGCCCGCGTGCGCCCGGCGGCGGAGCAGGGCCGTCAGGCGGGCCGCCTGGGGGTGGGCGTGGCCCTGGCGCTGCCGCTCCTGCTGATCTTTGGCGCCCTGCTGAGCAGCGCCGACGCCGGCTTTGCCCACGCGCTGGGGCACCTGTGGCTGCCCAGCCAGCAGCTGGACGAGGTGTTCACTTCGGGCCTGACCCTGGCCCTGTGGTGCGGCTTTGCAGGCGCCCTGACCTACCCGGCCCTGATGGCCCTGCGCCCCAGCCTGTTTCCCCGGGCGGGTGACCCGGGCCGCCTGGGCCTGATTGAGGTGGGGGTGCCGCTGGGGACCCTGGCGCTGCTGTTCGTTACTTTTGCGGCCCTGCAACTGCCCACGCTGCTGGTGGGCGCGCTGCCAAGCGGCCAGACCTATGCCAGTTACATTCGCCGGGGCTACGGGGAACTGATGACGGTGGCCTTCCTGACCCTGAGCGTGCTGCTGGCGGCGCACAGCCTGCTGGCCCCGGGCCTGCGCCGCAGCCTGCCCTACCGGGCGCTGAACGCGGCGGTGCTGCTGCCGCTGCTGGTGATTCTGGCGGGCGCCGCGCAGCGCTGGGGGCTGTACACCCAGGCGTACGGCCTGAGCACCATTCGCGTGCTGGGCGCCGCCTTTCTGGTGTGGGTGACCCTCACGCTGGGCTGGCTGGCGCTGTGCCTGTGGCAGGGGCGCGCCGGGCGCTTTGCCTTTCCCGCGCTGCTGCTGGGCTTTGGCCTGCTGCTGGGCACCACCGCCCTGAACCCCGGCGCGCTGATTGCCACCCACAACCTGCACCGCCAGACCGCCGCCGTGACCAACGACCTGCGCCGCACCCCGCAGCAGGCGAACGCCTGGGACCTGCTGAACCTGGGGGCGGGCGCGGTGCCCGCCATCGTGGCGAACCTGGACGTGCTGGCGCCGGGCTGCGGCCCTGCGGCCAACTGCGTGACGCCGCAAACCATCATTGACGACCTGCATGACCGCTACGACGCCCCGCGTGATCCCCGGGCCTGGAACCTCGCTTACGCCCGCGCGCACGCACTCGTACAGGGCCTGCCGCCCCGCAGCCCCTTTAGCCGGTAAGCGCTGCTGCCCCCAAAGCCGCCTGGACAGCCCCCAGGCGGTCTTTTTTGCCGCCGATCATGCCTGACTACCGCCTGACCGCCAGCGATCATGGGCCGCTCACGGGGGGGCGCGTACCTTTGCCCTATCAGCGCCGGGGTACCGCCCGCCCAGCCGCTGTTTTCCCCCCCCGCCCCTCCGCCCTTTTTCCCACCAGGAGCCCCCACCATGACCACCCTGCCCCGCTTGGCCCGCCCCCAGACCGCCGCCCTGACCCCCCGCACCTTCTCGCCGCTGCTGGCCGCGCTGGCCCTGGGCACCCTGATGGTGCCGCAGCGCGCCCTGGCCGCCCCCGCCGACATGGTGGGCACCTGGGTGAACGGCAACGTCACCACGAACGGCATCACCCGCATCAATGTGACGCGCAACGCGGCCGGGCAGCTGAGCGTGCAGGTCTTTGGCCGCTGCCACCCCAACGACTGCGACTGGGGCCAGGCCCCCGCGCTGACCTACGGCCTGACCGTGAGTGACAGCAACCACTTCACCGCCAGCGCGG is a window from the Deinococcus multiflagellatus genome containing:
- a CDS encoding menaquinone biosynthesis decarboxylase, producing MAFPDLQSFLRLLEARGELVRVRTPVSRDLEITEIADRLVKTGGPAVLFEQVIGSDFPLVIGLMGTRERTALALGVSDLDDLAARVRHLIDLKGAKGLGGLLGQLPKLRDAMNLPPRRVKTGPAQEVIWRGDEVDLSRLPILKCWPQDGGPFVTLPLVITKDPETGERNMGMYRMQVMGKNVTGMHWQRHKTGTKHLEKAKALGQRLEVAVAIGGDPALIYAATAPLPPIPGLDEFALAGYLRGQRYPVMKGVTVDLEVPANAEFILEGYVDPQEPWVMEGPFGDHTGFYTLPDLYPQFHVTAVTMRRQPIYPATIVGRPPMEDAYLIEASERLFLPAAQLILPEVVDYHMPPAGVAHNLVVVSIKKTYPGQAYKVANGLFGLGQMMFAKVIVVVDEDVKVNDFAAVWREVAQKAVPGRDTLPTRGPADVLDHSSRGWGYGGKLIIDATTKRPEEVGGAVSSRDEQAGDVTPEAFVPRVAAALPTFEGVLAQTQTEDGYWTVALNKTRPGQAQALAQAFAAHPAAAGMRHLLIVDEETEVHDPQDVWWTILNNIDPERDVWPEGGLLVWDGARKLPEEGFVREWPPKIVMDEAVVRRVDALWHLYGLPPLKG
- a CDS encoding DUF4153 domain-containing protein; its protein translation is MTPDESPADAPGPASPPGPSPLAPADWSAAPPATPRPDRAATPLLAALGLGLAAHLLTWRAGALGLNAALWLTLFLAAGVWGTLRRAQPLSRAGVTLLGVAALFGVTLAVWDAPPELSLLNALALLSALTLGAAFLRFPELGQAAPGRVLGALFTGGLRFMYGPFALLERFPWARVRPAAEQGRQAGRLGVGVALALPLLLIFGALLSSADAGFAHALGHLWLPSQQLDEVFTSGLTLALWCGFAGALTYPALMALRPSLFPRAGDPGRLGLIEVGVPLGTLALLFVTFAALQLPTLLVGALPSGQTYASYIRRGYGELMTVAFLTLSVLLAAHSLLAPGLRRSLPYRALNAAVLLPLLVILAGAAQRWGLYTQAYGLSTIRVLGAAFLVWVTLTLGWLALCLWQGRAGRFAFPALLLGFGLLLGTTALNPGALIATHNLHRQTAAVTNDLRRTPQQANAWDLLNLGAGAVPAIVANLDVLAPGCGPAANCVTPQTIIDDLHDRYDAPRDPRAWNLAYARAHALVQGLPPRSPFSR